One genomic region from Melioribacteraceae bacterium encodes:
- a CDS encoding response regulator, whose amino-acid sequence MKIMVVDDEQDVKLLFEQTFRKEIKSGKLAFLFAFSGEEAQDYLKSNGPGEVKQILSDINMPGINGLELLKWIKDNYPELKVAMITAYGDQNNYNKALEYGCDDYMTKPINFDQLKEKVLP is encoded by the coding sequence ATGAAAATTATGGTTGTGGATGACGAACAAGATGTGAAATTACTTTTTGAGCAGACATTCCGTAAGGAAATAAAATCCGGTAAGCTCGCTTTTCTGTTTGCTTTTTCGGGGGAGGAAGCTCAGGATTACCTTAAATCGAACGGACCGGGTGAGGTTAAACAGATACTTTCTGATATCAACATGCCGGGCATTAATGGCCTTGAACTTTTGAAATGGATAAAAGACAATTATCCCGAGTTGAAAGTAGCCATGATTACCGCCTATGGTGATCAGAATAATTATAATAAAGCGCTTGAATACGGCTGCGACGATTATATGACCAAACCGATAAATTTCGATCAGCTCAAAGAAAAGGTGCTCCCTTAA
- a CDS encoding GAF domain-containing protein produces the protein MKANKTKVEPVESETELLKKQLAQREAELAIISSVSEAISKQLSIDTIIKIIGDKVRDIFKAEVTEILLLEESTKIIHVPYSFYRDYQEAEPFLLGEGLTSKIIKSARPLYHGTFDEAIKLGVLVQSEEEKTETYIGVPIIAGDKVIGVVSIQSYKKNDYNDEKIRLLSIIATNMGVALQNAKLFDETKRLLNETEQRTAELSIINSVQEGLAKELDINSIYELVGEKIREIFNAQVIDIVKYDKKSNMIEDCYSFEKGDRTLIGPRPLKGFRKHVIDTVKPLLINRDEEKEAVKYDNVVMFGERAKSLVFVPMIAGDEVTGVISLQNLDKEDAFSDSDLRLLTTLANSMSVALENARLFDETNRLLKETEQRTAELSVINSVQEGLAKELDMHGIYNLVGDRLCALFPDTQTLVIRTFDHDTGLEYWQYAIEKGERQHVDPRPFNWNSKLLVETKKPLDIKENYVETAKKYGSSGVTAGQPPKSAVFVPMIAGDLVRGSVSLQNVDRENAFTESDLRLLTTLTNSMIVALENARLFDETNKLLDKTKQQAAELEIINSVGEGLAKQLDFQSIIDLVGDKIKEVFNAQVVSISTYDSADNKIHHRYVIEKNKRYYFDKPIDIDPDRKEIIETQLPLIFGSSREIIEHSGDQVLDGEMPESFLGVPIIHNGKTTGVITIQDLDRQNLYSEKDGVLLLTLASNMGVALENARLFEETKRLLLESEQRNVELSILNTIQQGLVQEMDIESIINLVGDKFREALGFQDLGIRLYDKENDILHFYYEYEHGEKLTINSSKPTPLSKYVLDSGKTLLLKKNTPEEKEKLGIFGKTTIPGTDMSKSLIMVPILLGTEAKGLILIENYDREDAFSESDIRLLTTVSNSMSVALENARLFKETLRLLDDSKKHTAELGTVNSISQAIVGHLEIDKLINLVGEKVRDLFKANIVYLALLDKENEMIEFPYCFGEELTPIQLGIGLSSRIILDKKPLLINKEINKKSEELGIKRIGIPSASYLGVPIPVGDEIIGVLSVQSTEAENVFNEGDMRLLGTIAAHVGIAINNANAYKELNKTLEDLQATQKQLIAQEKLASLGQLTAGIAHEIKNPLNFVNNFSELSVGVVEELRDEFHKHISKFNSEELEELNELLNSLKQNAEKTKEHGKRADSIVHSMLQHSRGKTGEIQPIDINAMLDEDLNLVYHGMRAQDGTFNIKIEKEYDSGISKVEVIPQDISRVFLNILTNGCYEAHRKKMELNTDEPARIRVKTLESDSFIEIRVMDNGHGIPEKIRGDLFTPFFTTKPTGKGTGLGLSISYDIVVAEHKGELLFETEEGKFTEFIIRLPKNHKK, from the coding sequence ATGAAGGCTAATAAAACAAAAGTAGAACCGGTTGAATCTGAAACCGAATTATTGAAAAAACAACTGGCTCAAAGGGAAGCAGAGCTTGCGATAATAAGCAGTGTAAGTGAAGCAATTTCAAAACAGCTTAGTATTGATACAATAATCAAAATTATCGGTGATAAAGTAAGAGATATCTTTAAAGCAGAAGTAACCGAAATCCTTTTGTTGGAAGAATCAACAAAGATTATTCATGTTCCATATTCTTTCTATCGTGATTATCAGGAAGCAGAGCCATTCCTGCTTGGAGAAGGGCTAACATCAAAGATTATTAAATCCGCCAGACCATTATATCATGGCACCTTTGATGAAGCAATCAAATTAGGAGTTCTTGTTCAATCGGAAGAAGAAAAAACAGAAACCTATATCGGCGTTCCGATCATTGCGGGCGATAAAGTAATTGGTGTAGTGAGCATTCAGAGCTATAAGAAAAATGATTATAATGATGAAAAAATCCGCCTGCTTTCAATTATTGCTACAAACATGGGTGTTGCTTTACAAAACGCTAAACTGTTTGATGAAACCAAAAGATTACTTAATGAAACCGAACAGAGAACCGCTGAACTTTCAATTATCAATAGTGTTCAGGAAGGATTAGCTAAAGAACTCGATATCAATAGTATCTACGAATTAGTTGGGGAAAAAATAAGAGAAATATTTAATGCCCAGGTAATTGATATTGTTAAGTATGATAAAAAAAGCAATATGATTGAAGATTGCTATTCATTTGAAAAAGGTGATCGAACACTTATAGGACCCCGCCCGCTGAAAGGATTTCGCAAGCATGTAATTGATACTGTTAAACCATTGTTAATTAATAGGGATGAGGAGAAAGAAGCTGTAAAGTATGATAATGTTGTAATGTTTGGTGAAAGAGCAAAATCTCTTGTATTTGTACCAATGATAGCCGGTGATGAAGTAACCGGTGTAATCAGTTTGCAGAATCTTGATAAGGAGGATGCTTTTAGTGATTCCGATTTGCGTTTGCTGACTACTCTTGCAAACAGTATGAGCGTCGCACTTGAGAACGCAAGGTTATTTGACGAGACAAACCGCCTCTTAAAAGAAACCGAGCAGCGTACTGCAGAACTTTCCGTTATCAATAGTGTTCAGGAGGGTCTGGCAAAAGAACTTGATATGCATGGCATTTATAATCTGGTGGGCGATCGTCTTTGTGCTTTGTTCCCGGATACCCAGACTCTTGTAATCAGAACATTTGATCACGATACAGGTTTGGAATACTGGCAATATGCTATTGAAAAGGGGGAAAGGCAGCATGTCGATCCACGGCCTTTTAATTGGAACAGTAAATTACTCGTCGAGACTAAAAAACCGCTCGATATTAAAGAGAATTATGTTGAAACAGCTAAAAAATATGGAAGCTCTGGCGTAACAGCAGGACAGCCTCCTAAATCTGCTGTGTTTGTCCCGATGATTGCCGGAGATCTGGTTAGGGGATCCGTGAGCCTTCAAAATGTTGATAGAGAAAATGCATTTACTGAATCTGATTTAAGACTTCTTACTACGCTAACCAATAGTATGATTGTCGCTTTAGAAAACGCAAGGCTTTTTGATGAGACAAATAAACTTCTGGATAAAACCAAACAGCAAGCTGCTGAGTTGGAAATAATTAATAGCGTTGGTGAAGGATTGGCAAAGCAGCTCGATTTCCAATCCATTATTGATCTTGTCGGAGATAAAATTAAAGAAGTATTCAACGCGCAGGTTGTCTCTATTTCGACTTATGACTCGGCTGATAATAAAATTCATCATCGATACGTCATTGAAAAGAACAAAAGGTACTACTTCGATAAACCGATCGATATCGATCCTGATAGAAAGGAAATTATTGAAACACAGCTGCCGTTGATATTCGGATCGAGCCGGGAAATTATTGAACACAGCGGTGACCAGGTGCTTGATGGTGAAATGCCCGAATCATTCTTAGGCGTTCCAATAATTCATAATGGAAAAACTACAGGTGTTATTACTATTCAGGATTTGGACAGGCAGAATCTCTACTCCGAAAAAGATGGAGTTCTGCTTTTGACTCTCGCATCGAATATGGGAGTTGCATTAGAAAACGCCAGACTGTTCGAAGAAACGAAACGGTTGCTTTTAGAAAGCGAACAGCGGAATGTAGAATTGTCCATTCTCAATACAATTCAGCAAGGACTTGTACAGGAGATGGATATTGAATCCATTATAAATCTTGTCGGGGATAAATTCAGAGAAGCTCTTGGATTCCAGGATCTTGGAATTAGACTTTATGATAAAGAGAATGATATTCTTCATTTTTATTATGAATATGAACATGGAGAGAAACTTACTATCAATTCATCGAAGCCGACTCCGCTTTCAAAATATGTTCTTGATTCCGGCAAAACTCTTCTTCTCAAAAAGAATACTCCGGAGGAAAAAGAAAAACTGGGAATTTTTGGAAAGACAACTATACCCGGCACAGACATGAGTAAATCCCTGATCATGGTTCCGATTTTATTAGGTACAGAAGCAAAAGGATTAATACTGATTGAGAACTATGACAGAGAGGATGCTTTTTCGGAATCGGATATCCGCCTTCTAACTACTGTCTCAAACAGTATGAGCGTAGCTTTAGAGAATGCGCGGCTGTTCAAAGAAACTCTAAGACTGCTCGATGACAGCAAGAAACATACAGCTGAACTTGGAACTGTTAACAGTATCAGTCAGGCGATTGTTGGGCACCTTGAGATTGATAAGCTGATAAATCTTGTTGGTGAAAAAGTGCGCGATCTTTTCAAAGCTAATATTGTATATCTCGCGTTGTTGGATAAAGAAAATGAAATGATTGAATTTCCATATTGTTTTGGCGAGGAGTTGACTCCAATTCAACTTGGGATCGGATTATCTTCAAGAATTATACTGGATAAAAAACCACTTCTTATAAATAAAGAAATAAATAAAAAGAGTGAAGAATTAGGGATAAAGAGAATTGGAATTCCTTCGGCTTCCTATCTCGGTGTTCCAATTCCTGTAGGGGATGAAATAATTGGTGTTCTTAGCGTACAGAGCACCGAGGCAGAAAATGTTTTTAACGAGGGGGATATGCGCCTTCTCGGTACAATAGCCGCTCACGTCGGAATTGCAATAAATAATGCTAATGCCTACAAAGAGCTGAATAAAACTCTTGAAGATCTTCAGGCTACACAGAAACAGCTTATTGCCCAGGAAAAACTTGCCTCGCTCGGTCAGCTTACCGCAGGTATTGCACATGAAATAAAAAATCCCCTCAACTTTGTAAATAACTTTTCTGAGCTTTCAGTTGGAGTGGTTGAAGAATTAAGAGATGAGTTCCATAAACACATATCGAAATTCAATTCTGAAGAATTAGAGGAATTGAATGAACTTCTCAACTCCCTTAAACAGAATGCTGAAAAGACAAAAGAACATGGAAAACGTGCCGACAGTATTGTTCATAGTATGCTTCAGCATTCAAGGGGCAAAACAGGTGAAATACAACCGATAGATATTAATGCAATGCTCGATGAGGATCTTAATTTAGTTTATCACGGAATGCGGGCTCAGGACGGAACATTCAATATTAAAATTGAAAAGGAATACGATTCAGGAATTAGTAAAGTTGAGGTTATTCCTCAGGATATCAGCCGTGTATTTCTCAATATTCTTACCAACGGCTGTTACGAAGCCCATAGAAAAAAAATGGAATTGAACACTGATGAACCTGCCAGAATCAGGGTCAAAACTCTTGAGTCGGATTCGTTTATTGAAATTCGTGTTATGGATAATGGACACGGAATTCCGGAAAAAATCAGAGGGGACCTCTTCACTCCTTTCTTTACTACCAAACCGACAGGTAAAGGAACAGGACTCGGTCTTTCAATAAGCTATGATATTGTAGTTGCAGAGCATAAAGGCGAATTACTCTTCGAGACTGAAGAGGGTAAATTCACTGAATTTATAATCAGACTTCCTAAAAATCATAAAAAATAA
- a CDS encoding SpoIIE family protein phosphatase, which yields MNTTPKILVVDDEPDLELLINQKFRKEIKQGKYSFKFAGNGIEALKKLIADNEIELVLTDINMPEMDGLTLLSKIKELNNPLLHSVIVSAYGDILNIRTAMNGGAFDFVVKPIDFNDLEITMNKALSNLVSFKKALKTRDELITIRKELDEARSLQLSMLPNTIPQIEGINISAFMKTASEVGGDYYDFSNNNDGSLNIAVGDATGHGMKAGIMVSIMKTLFITNSSHHDLVEFFKLANDAIKSLNLGRMMVAFAMVSLNGNKLKVLNAGMPPIFCYKSADKKVVEIGSHNLPLGAVNNSNYNTEEIEINHNDVILILSDGFPEIQNSSNEQYGYQRLTDTFLQIGNKNSDDIITILKNEVSNWLGNKELEDDVTFVVIKKY from the coding sequence ATGAATACAACTCCCAAAATACTTGTTGTTGATGACGAACCGGATCTGGAACTGCTCATCAATCAAAAATTCAGGAAAGAGATTAAACAGGGGAAATACAGCTTTAAATTTGCAGGTAACGGAATTGAAGCTCTTAAAAAATTAATTGCCGATAATGAAATTGAGCTTGTTCTCACCGATATCAACATGCCTGAAATGGACGGCCTTACTCTTCTTTCGAAAATTAAAGAATTGAACAATCCGCTTCTTCACTCGGTAATTGTTTCTGCTTATGGTGATATTTTAAATATCCGGACTGCAATGAACGGGGGTGCTTTCGATTTTGTGGTTAAACCGATCGATTTTAATGACCTCGAGATTACAATGAATAAAGCATTGAGCAATCTTGTTTCATTCAAAAAAGCTCTGAAGACCAGAGATGAATTAATTACTATCCGCAAAGAACTGGACGAAGCACGGTCTCTGCAATTATCGATGCTTCCTAATACAATTCCGCAGATAGAAGGGATTAATATTTCTGCTTTTATGAAAACTGCAAGCGAGGTAGGTGGAGATTATTACGACTTCTCTAATAATAATGACGGCTCACTGAATATTGCAGTCGGGGATGCAACCGGACACGGAATGAAAGCTGGTATTATGGTCTCAATTATGAAAACACTTTTTATTACTAATTCCTCCCATCATGATCTTGTGGAATTTTTCAAACTTGCCAATGATGCGATCAAATCATTAAATCTCGGCCGCATGATGGTTGCATTTGCAATGGTCAGTTTGAATGGAAATAAATTAAAAGTACTGAATGCCGGAATGCCGCCGATTTTTTGCTATAAAAGTGCAGATAAAAAGGTTGTTGAAATTGGAAGTCATAATCTCCCTTTAGGCGCAGTGAATAATAGTAATTACAATACTGAAGAAATTGAAATAAATCATAATGATGTGATACTGATTCTAAGCGACGGATTTCCGGAGATTCAAAACAGCAGCAATGAACAATATGGATATCAAAGATTGACAGATACTTTTTTACAAATTGGAAATAAAAACAGCGATGATATTATTACTATTCTGAAAAATGAAGTTTCGAACTGGCTTGGCAATAAAGAACTTGAAGATGATGTTACGTTTGTTGTAATTAAAAAATATTAA
- a CDS encoding PP2C family protein-serine/threonine phosphatase, giving the protein MNQKIENIIRLILSNQKITDEEKNNAVKALQDVNKELEITAFKLDRTEKVKKTTSILLEETIEELELKRKAVEAQNRELEIEKSLEKVRTVAMAMRKPDDMLEVCKTISLQLELLGVAEIRNVQTAIFYQQNGTYTNYEYYSKHNKTFITETTYTNNELHQEFAEKMIKGKGEFFITHIKGKEVIDWIAYQKTTNVFIDNYLETASSLNYYWFSLGPVALGISTYQPLTEEEINLFKRFLKVFELSYQRYLDIQKAEAQAREAEIQLALERVRARSLAMHNTSELQEVVNILAQQLHSMNLDINGGVFIVINDEVDKDVTLWASGGAADYVQKVTVPFLNSPIIIELMNAIKRKNNFFTEDRTDEEKISLFKHLFKFPPWNSLSQERKEELLSRKGGYTRSVVISNYTSISITNHNGKKFSDDENEILKRFGNVFEQSYIRFLDLQKAEAQAREAQIEAALEKVRSRSMAMRSSSEIGTLIYHLYGELSKLDAHLDRCFIMIVNPENRGITWWLAGKEGLLNENGFFVQNNQHPSHQLYLNYWEERRKKWTYLFEGKEKEEWDRFGFSQTELTNLPEPVKKDMAGVNKIYLSGSSDIFGCLVTGSFEPLSDEHQGILSRFASVFNQTYTRFLDLQKAEAQAREAQIELSLERIRSQVTAMRESSELLDIVVTMRSEFVALGHEAHYFWHMRWLPDKYEKAMTSGDGTRIGMVMTLPRHIHSDIKLLADWEKSDESTIIFPMDVETAVEYVHKMITLGDFEQVDPNAPTLDDIRHIGGLTFIMARTTHGEIGYSLPGIVVDPPMEDLSSLVRFAGVFDLAYKRFEDLKGAERQQREAQIELALERTRTQSMLMKHSSELNDISKTFHEQLLGLGIDSEFSFVWLPDEDKQEHMFWATWVNDINGTSQYQSKAVKYPLDKTEPGTAKCYADWESNQPVHETFVPPGKIDSFFASWEELLKGAVKFKPEFFPEGIYYTEAYMKYGCFGIDIRRPLTQEEKEILRRFSVEFERTYTRFLDLQKAEAQNKIIQAENERKSKELEDARQLQLAMLPKELPKLSKLDIAVHMQTATEVGGDYYDFSFKDNGSLNICLGDATGHGLKAGTIVSMMKSLFIADSARLEIKNFFSSSNEILKKMSLDKMMISFAMVNIYGREIKIANAGIPPVFIYRKEINFVEEVTLHGLPFGALRRTEYDVFSTEVNSGDTILLLSDGLPELQNADREMYGYDRLKRVFAENGGKSSNEIISALQMDGANWKGELEQNDDITFIAVKVK; this is encoded by the coding sequence ATGAATCAGAAAATTGAAAATATTATAAGGCTTATTCTGAGTAATCAAAAGATTACCGATGAAGAGAAAAACAACGCGGTTAAAGCTCTGCAGGATGTTAATAAGGAATTAGAGATAACTGCTTTCAAGCTTGATAGAACCGAAAAGGTTAAGAAAACAACTTCCATACTTCTTGAAGAAACAATTGAGGAACTGGAGTTAAAGAGAAAAGCAGTTGAAGCGCAAAACCGCGAACTGGAAATTGAAAAATCTCTTGAGAAAGTCCGAACAGTAGCTATGGCGATGAGGAAACCGGATGATATGCTTGAGGTTTGTAAAACAATTTCGCTTCAACTGGAGTTATTAGGCGTTGCCGAAATCCGGAATGTGCAAACCGCTATCTTTTACCAGCAGAACGGCACTTACACAAATTACGAATACTATTCTAAGCACAATAAAACCTTTATTACAGAAACCACGTATACAAATAATGAGCTGCATCAGGAATTTGCCGAGAAAATGATAAAAGGAAAGGGAGAATTTTTCATAACTCATATTAAAGGCAAGGAAGTTATAGATTGGATTGCTTATCAGAAAACGACAAATGTTTTTATTGATAACTACCTTGAAACCGCTTCATCGCTAAACTATTATTGGTTTTCACTCGGACCGGTTGCTTTAGGGATTTCAACTTATCAGCCTCTGACGGAAGAAGAAATAAATTTATTCAAAAGATTCCTTAAGGTATTTGAACTGTCATATCAAAGGTATCTTGATATTCAAAAAGCCGAGGCACAGGCAAGAGAGGCGGAAATTCAGCTTGCACTGGAGAGAGTGAGAGCGAGAAGTCTTGCTATGCATAATACTTCCGAATTACAGGAAGTTGTAAATATACTTGCGCAGCAATTGCACAGTATGAATCTTGATATTAACGGTGGAGTATTCATCGTTATTAATGATGAAGTTGATAAAGATGTTACTCTTTGGGCATCCGGCGGCGCAGCTGATTATGTACAAAAAGTGACTGTCCCATTTTTAAACAGCCCAATAATTATTGAGCTAATGAATGCGATCAAAAGAAAAAATAATTTCTTTACCGAAGATCGCACCGACGAAGAAAAGATCAGTCTGTTCAAACATCTTTTCAAATTTCCGCCGTGGAATAGTTTATCTCAGGAAAGAAAAGAGGAACTGTTATCACGAAAAGGGGGATATACCAGATCCGTTGTTATATCGAATTATACAAGCATTTCCATTACCAACCACAACGGAAAAAAATTCTCTGATGATGAAAATGAAATTCTAAAACGTTTTGGAAATGTTTTTGAACAATCCTATATCCGCTTCCTCGATCTGCAGAAAGCAGAGGCTCAGGCAAGAGAAGCGCAGATTGAAGCTGCGTTGGAAAAAGTTAGAAGCCGTTCCATGGCAATGAGGAGTTCATCTGAAATCGGTACCCTTATTTATCATTTGTATGGAGAACTTTCCAAACTGGATGCACACCTGGATAGGTGTTTTATCATGATTGTAAACCCGGAAAATCGTGGTATTACATGGTGGCTGGCCGGTAAAGAAGGGCTGCTGAATGAAAACGGTTTTTTTGTTCAAAACAATCAACACCCCTCACATCAGTTGTATCTTAATTATTGGGAGGAGAGAAGAAAAAAATGGACCTATCTTTTTGAAGGAAAAGAAAAAGAAGAGTGGGATCGATTTGGTTTTAGCCAAACAGAACTGACTAACCTGCCGGAGCCGGTAAAGAAGGACATGGCAGGAGTTAACAAAATATATCTCTCCGGCTCATCTGATATTTTCGGATGCTTAGTTACGGGAAGTTTTGAGCCGTTGTCCGACGAGCACCAGGGTATTCTAAGCCGTTTTGCGTCTGTTTTCAATCAAACTTATACCCGTTTCCTCGATCTTCAAAAAGCCGAAGCACAGGCACGAGAAGCTCAGATTGAGCTTTCACTGGAGCGAATCCGTTCACAGGTAACAGCTATGCGCGAGTCTTCCGAACTGCTCGATATTGTTGTTACAATGCGATCCGAGTTTGTTGCACTAGGTCATGAAGCACATTATTTCTGGCATATGCGCTGGCTACCCGATAAATATGAAAAAGCTATGACTTCAGGAGATGGTACGCGGATTGGTATGGTGATGACATTGCCCCGTCATATCCACAGTGATATAAAGTTATTAGCCGATTGGGAAAAGAGTGATGAATCTACTATTATTTTTCCAATGGATGTAGAAACCGCTGTAGAATATGTTCATAAAATGATCACACTTGGAGATTTCGAGCAGGTAGATCCCAATGCACCAACTTTGGACGACATTCGTCATATCGGAGGATTAACATTCATAATGGCTCGCACTACACATGGGGAAATTGGATATAGTCTACCCGGAATAGTAGTTGATCCTCCAATGGAAGATTTATCTTCATTGGTTCGCTTCGCCGGTGTATTTGATTTAGCCTATAAACGTTTTGAAGATCTGAAAGGTGCTGAACGTCAGCAACGTGAAGCGCAGATTGAACTGGCGCTGGAACGAACCAGAACTCAGAGTATGCTGATGAAGCACTCCAGTGAACTCAATGATATTTCAAAGACTTTTCACGAGCAGCTTCTAGGCTTAGGAATTGATTCCGAATTTTCCTTTGTCTGGCTGCCAGATGAAGACAAACAGGAACACATGTTTTGGGCAACATGGGTAAATGACATAAATGGTACTTCGCAGTATCAGAGTAAAGCCGTAAAATATCCACTAGATAAAACAGAGCCTGGTACAGCAAAGTGTTACGCGGATTGGGAGAGTAATCAACCAGTGCATGAAACATTCGTACCGCCCGGTAAAATCGATTCATTCTTTGCTTCCTGGGAAGAATTGCTGAAGGGAGCGGTGAAATTCAAGCCGGAATTTTTTCCGGAAGGAATTTATTATACTGAAGCCTACATGAAATATGGTTGTTTTGGCATAGATATAAGACGGCCACTCACTCAGGAAGAAAAGGAAATCCTTCGTAGATTTTCTGTGGAATTTGAAAGAACCTATACCCGCTTCCTCGATTTACAAAAAGCAGAAGCTCAGAATAAAATTATTCAGGCCGAGAACGAACGAAAGTCAAAAGAGCTTGAAGATGCTCGTCAGCTCCAGCTTGCTATGCTTCCAAAAGAGTTGCCGAAACTTTCCAAGCTTGATATCGCTGTGCATATGCAGACTGCAACAGAAGTAGGTGGAGATTATTACGATTTTTCATTCAAGGATAATGGTTCGTTGAATATCTGCTTAGGGGATGCCACCGGCCATGGTCTCAAAGCCGGAACAATCGTCTCAATGATGAAATCACTCTTTATAGCCGATTCAGCTAGATTAGAAATAAAAAACTTTTTTTCATCCTCTAATGAAATATTAAAGAAAATGTCTTTAGACAAAATGATGATCTCCTTTGCAATGGTTAATATCTACGGACGGGAAATAAAAATAGCCAATGCCGGAATTCCACCGGTCTTTATATACAGGAAAGAAATCAATTTTGTAGAAGAGGTTACTCTTCACGGATTACCTTTTGGGGCTTTGAGAAGAACCGAATATGATGTTTTTTCGACTGAAGTTAATTCCGGAGATACAATTTTATTACTTAGCGACGGATTACCCGAGCTTCAGAATGCAGATAGAGAAATGTACGGCTACGATAGACTAAAGAGAGTATTTGCTGAAAACGGAGGCAAAAGCTCAAATGAAATAATCTCTGCTCTACAAATGGATGGCGCAAACTGGAAAGGGGAATTAGAACAGAATGATGATATTACTTTTATCGCAGTTAAAGTAAAGTGA